The Bacteroidales bacterium genome includes a region encoding these proteins:
- a CDS encoding histidinol-phosphate aminotransferase family protein: MGNTYKTQAEKYEYISKQHGGYYRHNFTDHAYLYNLYFPPKAVFAHLKDNIQNLVLNYPMAQDALAELIGEIIQQPTERIVVGNGAAEIIKILSGHLAKKIIVPVPSFNEYANVAPKGCVVEFPLEFPSFQLDVDKFAAEAIKAKADMAVVVTPNNPTSMLVPKADLIRLAKKLEMHNCMLIIDESFLDFTDNKEQISLEQDIDKYANMAILKSMSKAYGICGLRIGYLLTANLEFATAVRNGIHIWNINGFAEEFLRILPRYKHEFEASCERVKSDRDIFYKKLSDIEGMTVFKPDANYIFCRLPDTALSGPEVTKRLFIEYNIYIKDSAGKTQPDATRYIRIASRTNEENSKLIEALKNVMYLKTE, encoded by the coding sequence ATGGGAAATACCTATAAAACACAGGCGGAGAAATACGAATACATATCAAAACAACACGGTGGCTATTATCGGCATAATTTTACCGACCATGCCTATTTATACAATCTCTATTTCCCGCCTAAAGCGGTATTTGCCCACCTTAAAGACAACATTCAGAACTTAGTGTTGAATTACCCCATGGCACAAGATGCACTTGCCGAACTAATTGGTGAAATAATACAGCAGCCCACTGAAAGAATTGTTGTTGGAAATGGTGCTGCTGAAATTATAAAAATATTATCCGGTCATTTAGCAAAAAAAATAATAGTTCCGGTACCTTCATTTAATGAATATGCAAATGTGGCACCTAAAGGGTGTGTAGTCGAATTTCCGCTTGAGTTTCCATCCTTTCAGCTGGATGTAGATAAGTTTGCTGCGGAAGCTATTAAAGCTAAAGCTGACATGGCTGTTGTGGTAACACCCAATAACCCTACATCGATGTTAGTGCCGAAAGCCGATTTAATTCGACTTGCAAAGAAACTGGAAATGCATAATTGCATGCTGATTATTGATGAATCTTTTCTTGATTTTACTGACAACAAAGAACAGATAAGTCTGGAACAAGATATTGATAAATACGCCAATATGGCTATTCTTAAAAGCATGAGTAAAGCTTATGGAATTTGCGGACTAAGGATTGGATATTTGTTAACGGCTAACCTGGAATTTGCAACTGCAGTTCGAAATGGCATTCATATTTGGAATATCAATGGATTTGCCGAAGAGTTTCTGCGTATTTTGCCACGTTATAAACATGAATTTGAAGCCAGTTGCGAACGGGTTAAATCAGACCGAGATATTTTTTATAAAAAGCTGTCGGATATTGAAGGGATGACCGTTTTTAAACCCGATGCAAACTATATTTTTTGTCGTTTGCCCGATACTGCTTTAAGTGGACCGGAAGTAACAAAACGCCTTTTTATTGAATACAATATTTATATAAAAGATAGTGCTGGAAAAACTCAACCTGATGCAACCCGATATATTCGAATCGCAAGTCGCACCAATGAGGAAAACAGTAAGCTTATTGAAGCATTGAAAAATGTAATGTATTTAAAGACCGAATAA
- a CDS encoding phosphocholine cytidylyltransferase family protein translates to MNINSDNYYGNNRISTALLLAAGTGSRLFPLTKNSPKCLTLVNEKSILERLISNLKKQGFKRLVVVTGYKSKCITDILGNHSGGLSIEYIHSPLYRTTNNIYSLWMARNIINEPFVLLESDLVLNTSLLDEMVLPGKIAVAKMQPWLDGTTVSLNKQNQVTKFHKGTTDTYTDIRYKTVNIYSFSLSSWRAIVMKLNQYISEGSVNCYYETVFTEMVADKSLLFESVLFDQKPWYEIDTINDLAEAEKLFPVELKTRVKLEKTYA, encoded by the coding sequence ATGAATATTAATTCAGACAATTATTATGGTAACAATCGTATTTCTACAGCATTACTTCTTGCGGCAGGTACAGGCAGTCGTCTTTTCCCTTTAACAAAAAATTCTCCCAAATGCCTAACCCTTGTAAATGAAAAGTCAATTCTTGAGCGACTTATCAGTAACTTGAAAAAACAAGGATTTAAACGTCTTGTAGTTGTTACCGGCTATAAAAGTAAATGTATTACGGATATTTTGGGTAATCATTCAGGTGGCTTAAGTATTGAGTACATTCATAGTCCCTTATACCGCACAACTAACAATATATATTCGCTTTGGATGGCACGCAATATTATTAATGAGCCTTTTGTACTGCTTGAAAGTGATTTGGTTTTAAATACCTCCCTGCTTGATGAAATGGTTTTGCCCGGTAAAATAGCCGTAGCAAAAATGCAACCTTGGTTAGACGGAACCACGGTTTCTCTTAATAAACAAAATCAGGTAACTAAGTTCCATAAAGGCACAACAGATACATATACTGATATTCGTTATAAAACAGTTAATATTTACAGCTTCTCGCTTTCATCGTGGCGGGCAATTGTTATGAAGCTAAACCAATATATTTCTGAGGGTAGTGTTAATTGTTACTACGAAACCGTTTTTACTGAAATGGTTGCCGATAAAAGCCTGTTGTTTGAATCGGTTTTGTTCGACCAAAAACCGTGGTACGAGATTGATACTATAAATGATTTAGCTGAAGCAGAAAAACTTTTTCCGGTAGAATTAAAAACACGGGTTAAGTTAGAAAAGACTTATGCATAG
- a CDS encoding CDP-alcohol phosphatidyltransferase family protein → MNDKQQPGMLTFAKDLPNICSLLGLLSAVLGIFFAIKGNFPAAIIGVLWAVLFDWYDGIIARKLKGRTKIQGVFGAQLDSMIDIVSFGVLPAIILLSYGNYSIWFMPGAFVIIATSTIRLSYFNIYGLIDSKTYKGLALDNNVLILAFLFLFESLFEHSTFSVVIYILLMILSALNLTSIPTPKFGGKWIYVLVFYVITLTFVFGWILYNKVSYTEIG, encoded by the coding sequence ATGAATGACAAACAGCAGCCGGGCATGCTTACTTTTGCCAAAGATTTACCTAATATTTGTTCTTTACTTGGATTATTGAGTGCTGTATTAGGAATATTTTTTGCAATAAAAGGAAATTTTCCGGCAGCAATAATTGGAGTACTTTGGGCAGTCCTGTTCGATTGGTACGACGGAATTATTGCCCGAAAATTGAAAGGCAGGACAAAAATACAAGGTGTTTTTGGAGCTCAACTTGATTCAATGATTGATATTGTGAGTTTTGGAGTTTTACCTGCAATAATACTTTTAAGTTACGGAAATTACAGTATATGGTTTATGCCCGGAGCTTTTGTAATTATTGCTACAAGCACTATACGTTTGAGTTACTTTAATATTTATGGTCTTATCGACAGTAAAACATATAAAGGACTGGCACTTGATAATAATGTGCTTATTCTTGCTTTCCTGTTTCTATTTGAAAGTTTATTCGAGCATTCTACTTTCTCAGTAGTTATTTATATCCTTTTAATGATTCTGTCAGCATTAAACTTAACTTCAATTCCAACTCCAAAATTTGGCGGAAAATGGATTTATGTGCTGGTTTTTTATGTAATTACACTGACATTTGTTTTTGGTTGGATTCTGTATAATAAAGTGTCTTATACTGAAATAGGTTGA